The Pungitius pungitius chromosome 10, fPunPun2.1, whole genome shotgun sequence genome has a window encoding:
- the zgc:113337 gene encoding OX-2 membrane glycoprotein isoform X2, with protein sequence MKKKMMQSSYRKGLQVCLLLLMVERLQGRVTAPERLEAPVEKPFTLTCSVSRERGEFLRQVRWLDVKNQTLLTYQPGNRDSVSGQQHVELASSPKDSSAITIRRVGFRDEGCYTCIFDMNPSGSKQGLTCLTVTAQVMGESNKTAVSGKKASLSCSYALPEKVQQVTWKQTSAKGDSTEVASFAKRSDPMIEPPFQGRVWLSASLSDSQLTIQPVSNQDEGCYTCLYNTHSDGPKMSTVCLVTYVLPKPQVSYKTTSPGVIEANCTSVSRPPAEIVWNVERDNRTMGPPVTTLLPQGDGTTLVISTLTVQSGLLKDVSIKCLVHHKGLESPIAVSMNTKIGTALTILISVTTAASLLVMSLCFCLWKCFLHKEDL encoded by the exons atgaagaagaagatgatgcaGTCCTCCTATAGGAAAGGTCTACAAGTGTGTTTACTCCTGCTGATGGTGGAAAGACTCCAGG GCAGGGTAACAGCACCAGAGCGTTTGGAAGCTCCGGTAGAGAAGCCCTTCACTCTTACTTGCAGTGTCTCGAGGGAACGAGGTGAGTTTCTGAGGCAGGTGCGCTGGCTGGATGTCAAAAACCAGACCCTGCTGACCTACCAACCCGGCAACAGAGACAGCGTGAGCGGACAGCAGCACGTGGAGCTCGCCTCTTCCCCTAAAGACTCCTCAGCCATCACCATCCGCAGGGTGGGTTTCCGTGATGAAGGCTGCTACACCTGCATCTTTGACATGAATCCTTCTGGGTCAAAGCAGGGACTGACGTGCCTCACGGTTACCG CTCAAGTCATGGGTGAAAGTAACAAGACAGCAGTGAGTGGCAAGAAGGCCTCCCTGTCGTGCTCCTACGCTTTGCCTGAGAAGGTTCAACAGGTCACATGGAAACAGACGTCAGCAAAAGGGGACTCCACAGAGGTGGCTTCCTTCGCGAAGCGCAGCGACCCCATGATAGAGCCACCGTTCCAGGGGAGAGTCTGGCTGAGTGCCTCCCTGTCAGATAGTCAGCTCACCATCCAGCCGGTCTCTAACCAGGACGAGGGCTGCTACACATGCCTGTACAACACACATTCGGACGGACCCAAGATGTCCACAGTTTGCCTCGTCACCTACG TGCTGCCCAAACCTCAGGTGAGCTACAAAACCACCTCTCCCGGTGTGATCGAAGCCAACTGCACCTCGGTGTCGCGGCCCCCAGCAGAGATCGTGTGGAACGTGGAACGGGATAACCGCACCATGGGCCCCCCCGTGACAACACTGCTCCCGCAGGGCGACGGGACCACTCTGGTCATCAGTACGCTGACTGTCCAATCGGGGCTGCTGAAAGACGTGTCCATCAAATGCTTGGTGCACCACAAAGGGCTCGAGTCACCGATTGCTGTATCCATGAACACTAAAA TTGGGACGGCTCTCACCATCTTGATCTCTGTCACTACGGCGGCTTCCCTGCTGGTCATGTCCCTCTGCTTCTGCCTTTGGAAGTGTTTCTTGCACAAAGAAG ATCTCTAA
- the si:ch73-390b10.2 gene encoding Golgi pH regulator produces MSFLVDSIIMFTSQVLFFGFGWLFFMRQLFKDYEVRQYIVQVVFSITFAFSCTMFELIIFEILGALSSNSRYFHWKLNLYVILLVLIFVVPFYIGYFVVSNIRLLQRQKLLFACMVWFTFMYFFWKLGDPFPILSPKHGILSIEQLISRVGVIGVTLMALLSGFGAVNCPYTYMSYFLRNVTDSDILALERRLLQTMDMIVSKKKRIAMTRRQMYQRGEDQNKQTGLWGMIKSVTSTQTGSENLSLIQQEVDALEELSRQLFLETVELQATKERIEYSKTFQGKYFNFLGYFFSIYCVWKIFMATINIVFDRVGKTDPVTRGIEITVNYLGIQFDVKFWSQHISFILVGIIIVTSIRGLLITLTKFFYAISSSKSSNVIVLVLAQIMGMYFVSSVLLMRMSMPLEYRSIVTEVLGELQFNFYHRWFDVIFLVSALSSILFLYLAHKQAPEKQMAL; encoded by the exons ATGTCGTTCCTGGTGGACTCAATCATCATGTTCACCTCGCAG GTGCTGTTCTTTGGATTTGGCTGGTTATTTTTTATGCGGCAGCTTTTCAAAGATTATGAG GTGCGGCAGTATATTGTCCAGGTTGTTTTCTCCATCACTTTTGCTTTTTCATGTACCATGTTTGAGCTCATCATCTTTGAGATCCTGGGTGCTCTAAGTAGCAA CTCTAGGTATTTTCACTGGAAGCTGAATCTGTATGTGATTCTGCTGGTCTTAATATTTGTGGTGCCTTTCTACATTGGATACTTTGTTGTCAGCAACATACGCCTGT TGCAGAGACAGAAACTTCTGTTTGCATGTATGGTGTGGTTTACCTTCATGTATTTCTTCTGGAAATTGGGAGACCCGTTCCCCATCCTGAGTCCAAAACATG GCATCCTGTCCATTGAGCAGCTCATCAGTCGTGTCGGTGTGATCGGAGTCACCCTCATGGCTTTGTTGTCTGGGTTCGGTGCCGTCAACTGTCCCTACACGTACATGTCCTATTTCCTTAG GAATGTAACAGACAGTGACATCCTTGCTCTGGAGAGGCGGCTGCTCCAGACTATGGACATGATTGTCAGCAAGAAGAAACG AATTGCCATGACGCGAAGGCAGATGTACCAGCGTGGGGAAGACCAGAACAAACAGACAGGATTGTGGGGCATGATCAAGAGTGTTACCTCTACACAAACAGGGAGTGAAA ATCTGTCTCTCATCCAGCAGGAGGTCGATGCTCTAGAGGAGCTGAGTCGGCAACTCTTCCTCGAGACAGTGGAACTGCAAGCCACTAAG GAGCGAATTGAGTACTCAAAGACATTCCAGGGCAAATACTTCAATTTCCTCGGCTACTTCTTTTCCATCTATTGTGTTTGGAAGATCTTCATG GCCACAATAAACATTGTGTTTGATCGAGTTGGAAAGACGGATCCAGTGACGAGGGGCATTGAAATCACAGTGAACTACTTGGGCATCCAGTTTGAT gtaAAGTTTTGGTCCCAACACATCTCTTTCATCTTGGTGGGGATAATAATCGTTACATCCATTCGTGGCTTACTCATCACCCTCACTAAG TTCTTCTATGCAATCTCAAGCAGCAAGTCCTCTAATGTCATCGTGCTTGTCCTTGCTCAGATCATG GGGATGTATTTTGTATCCTCCGTGTTGCTGATGCGTATGAGCATGCCGCTGGAGTATCGCTCCATCGTGACCGAGGTCCTGGGAGAGCTGCAGTTCAACTTCTACCACCGTTGGTTCGACGTCATCTTCCTGGTCAGCGCCTTGTCCAGCATCCTCTTCCTTTATCTTGCCCACAAGCAGGCACCAGAGAAACAAATGGCCCTCTGA
- the si:ch211-214p13.7 gene encoding uncharacterized protein si:ch211-214p13.7, whose protein sequence is MGNCMSRKKKNRKDGNSRAHNKPQEDVTYASIDHGKAKGPSRTRTSSEDDCDYATVNVPAPLPSAPVSECSSKDEGAEDYVLMG, encoded by the exons ATGGGAAATTGCATGTCAAG gaaaaagaagaacaggAAAG ATGGAAACAGCAGAGCACACAACAAG CCTCAGGAGGATGTGACGTACGCCTCGATTGACCACGGCAAAGCCAAAGGACCCAGTAGAACCAGAACCAGCTCTGAAGATGATTGTGACTATGCCACAGTTAACGTCCCAGCACCACTTCCATCCGCACCTGTTTCTGAATGTTCATCCAAAGACGAAGGTGCAGAAGATTACGTGCTCATGGGATAA
- the zgc:113337 gene encoding OX-2 membrane glycoprotein isoform X1, with amino-acid sequence MKKKMMQSSYRKGLQVCLLLLMVERLQGRVTAPERLEAPVEKPFTLTCSVSRERGEFLRQVRWLDVKNQTLLTYQPGNRDSVSGQQHVELASSPKDSSAITIRRVGFRDEGCYTCIFDMNPSGSKQGLTCLTVTAQVMGESNKTAVSGKKASLSCSYALPEKVQQVTWKQTSAKGDSTEVASFAKRSDPMIEPPFQGRVWLSASLSDSQLTIQPVSNQDEGCYTCLYNTHSDGPKMSTVCLVTYVLPKPQVSYKTTSPGVIEANCTSVSRPPAEIVWNVERDNRTMGPPVTTLLPQGDGTTLVISTLTVQSGLLKDVSIKCLVHHKGLESPIAVSMNTKIGTALTILISVTTAASLLVMSLCFCLWKCFLHKEAD; translated from the exons atgaagaagaagatgatgcaGTCCTCCTATAGGAAAGGTCTACAAGTGTGTTTACTCCTGCTGATGGTGGAAAGACTCCAGG GCAGGGTAACAGCACCAGAGCGTTTGGAAGCTCCGGTAGAGAAGCCCTTCACTCTTACTTGCAGTGTCTCGAGGGAACGAGGTGAGTTTCTGAGGCAGGTGCGCTGGCTGGATGTCAAAAACCAGACCCTGCTGACCTACCAACCCGGCAACAGAGACAGCGTGAGCGGACAGCAGCACGTGGAGCTCGCCTCTTCCCCTAAAGACTCCTCAGCCATCACCATCCGCAGGGTGGGTTTCCGTGATGAAGGCTGCTACACCTGCATCTTTGACATGAATCCTTCTGGGTCAAAGCAGGGACTGACGTGCCTCACGGTTACCG CTCAAGTCATGGGTGAAAGTAACAAGACAGCAGTGAGTGGCAAGAAGGCCTCCCTGTCGTGCTCCTACGCTTTGCCTGAGAAGGTTCAACAGGTCACATGGAAACAGACGTCAGCAAAAGGGGACTCCACAGAGGTGGCTTCCTTCGCGAAGCGCAGCGACCCCATGATAGAGCCACCGTTCCAGGGGAGAGTCTGGCTGAGTGCCTCCCTGTCAGATAGTCAGCTCACCATCCAGCCGGTCTCTAACCAGGACGAGGGCTGCTACACATGCCTGTACAACACACATTCGGACGGACCCAAGATGTCCACAGTTTGCCTCGTCACCTACG TGCTGCCCAAACCTCAGGTGAGCTACAAAACCACCTCTCCCGGTGTGATCGAAGCCAACTGCACCTCGGTGTCGCGGCCCCCAGCAGAGATCGTGTGGAACGTGGAACGGGATAACCGCACCATGGGCCCCCCCGTGACAACACTGCTCCCGCAGGGCGACGGGACCACTCTGGTCATCAGTACGCTGACTGTCCAATCGGGGCTGCTGAAAGACGTGTCCATCAAATGCTTGGTGCACCACAAAGGGCTCGAGTCACCGATTGCTGTATCCATGAACACTAAAA TTGGGACGGCTCTCACCATCTTGATCTCTGTCACTACGGCGGCTTCCCTGCTGGTCATGTCCCTCTGCTTCTGCCTTTGGAAGTGTTTCTTGCACAAAGAAG ctgattAA
- the si:ch211-214p13.9 gene encoding cell surface glycoprotein CD200 receptor 1-A yields MRDTMWIYAVFTFLLSEAWSMDEVVSYVAFNQGSEVNLTCINETRKEVLFVSWNIEFKNKRICRISFIDGRSDDLCKDGKSLWNTSSGLSYLHIPNISETDEGQYKCESVYTGGNDHHVIHVAITVPPSVSAWIYHKDNKVVAVCKAERGKPAANISWNHMENVSSVQSGSNGYFTVESRLELLEGMNTENLSCAISHPSWERIRIIVPKLQKGHSLWLYALIVGLIIVISAGLLVFAQKKIIPFRRCQQSNLTQSKSPPAEDVEEVEPYASYVQRVNSIYNSSADLFT; encoded by the exons ATGAGGGACACGATGTGGATCTATGCAGTGTTTACCTTCTTATTATCCGAAGCATGGAGCATGGATGAAG ttgtCAGCTATGTAGCCTTCAACCAGGGGAGTGAAGTTAACCTGACATGCATCAATGAGACGAGGAAGGAGGTGCTGTTTGTTTCCTGGAACatagaatttaaaaacaaaagaatatgTCGAATAAGTTTTATCGATGGCAGAAGTGATGATTTATGCAAGGATGGCAAATCACTCTGGAACACATCCAGTGGCTTGTCCTACCTTCACATCCCGAACATCTCAGAAACCGACGAGGGGCAATACAAGTGTGAGTCGGTTTACACCGGAGGAAATGACCATCATGTCATTCATGTGGCTATCACAG TTCCTCCAAGTGTATCGGCCTGGATATACCATAAAGACAACAAGGTGGTTGCAGTGTGCAAGGCTGAAAGAGGAAAACCTGCTGCCAACATCAGCTGGAATCATATGGAAAACGTTTCATCTGTACAAAGTGGCTCAAATGGATATTTTACTGTAGAAAGTCGCCTGGAGCTCCTCGAGGGAATGAACACAGAAAACCTGAGCTGTGCCATCAGCCACCCAAGCTGGGAAAGGATAAGGATAATCGTACCGAAACTCCAAAAAG GTCATTCCCTATGGCTGTATGCCCTTATTGTTGGGCTAATTATTGTGATTTCAGCAGGACTTTTGGTTTttgcacaaaagaaaataataccATTCAG GCGATGCCAGCAGTCCAACCTCACACAATCCAAATCTCCACCG GCAGAAGATGTGGAGGAAGTGGAGCCCTACGCCAGCTATGTTCAACGTGTGAACTCTATCTATAACTCATCTGCAGATCTGTTCACATAA
- the si:ch211-214p13.8 gene encoding B- and T-lymphocyte attenuator, with translation MSRTNLRTLCFYITFTFIYIFGKSQDVSPCEVELMVRNGRTLKTAPQLPVTVRCPVQHCGESVNVTWCKLLNTTECEPIHFTGNSEIRQSDKRDEKKLISYLTFTRISIHDNGLYRCTFKAYKYELISHAINISVSDSNQGVNISDYDADEPHSPADDEDEPSVPYFYICFTITVLLFTLTALWFLSFCGWKPFVISLTPVILTEGQAMQSTHVVPDLPVESAPSTRAPCYTGSQSAAERPLPPPPPTGPGNMPDRSQVADRVVYAVVNHRQSAEN, from the exons ATGTCACGCACCAATCTCCGGACATTATGCttttatataacatttacatttatctaCATCTTTGGCAAAAGTCAAG acgtgTCTCCTTGTGAAGTTGAGCTGATGGTCCGTAACGGCAGAACATTGAAAACTGCCCCACAGCTACCCGTGACAGTCCGGTGTCCTGTCCAACACTGTGGAGAATCAGTAAATGTCACTTGGTGTAAACTGCTCAACACAACCGAATGTGAACCCATTCATTTCACAGGAAACTCAGAAATAAGACAGAGTGACAAGCGCGATGAGAAAAAACTGATCTCATATTTGACTTTCACACGGATTTCCATTCATGACAACGGCCTGTATAGATGTACTTTTAAGGCATACAAGTATGAGTTAATCAGTCACGCCATCAACATCTCAGTTTCAG ATTCAAACCAGGGGGTAAACATCTCTGACTATGATGCAG ATGAGCCACACAGCCCagctgatgatgaggatgagccTTCTGTTCCCTACTTTTACATCTGTTTTACCATTACCGTTCTGCTTTTCACACTGACGGCGTTATGGTTCCTGAGTTTTTGCGGCTGGAAAC catttgtTATAAGTCTCACACCTGTGATCCTCACAGAGGGACAGGCGATGCAG TCCACTCACGTGGTACCCGACCTGCCCGTGGAGAGCGCTCCATCTACTCGTGCGCCGTGTTACACCGGCTCTCAAAGTGCTGCAGAAAGGCCACTACCACCGCCTCCCCCGACGGGCCCTGGGAACATGCCAGACAGAAGTCAAGTTGCGGACCGTGTAGTGTATGCTGTTGTCAACCACAGACAGAGTGCTGAGAACTGA
- the pdzk1 gene encoding Na(+)/H(+) exchange regulatory cofactor NHE-RF3 yields MAGYKPKVISLTKRPGHSFGFYLRVEQAVEGHLIRCLEMGGPAELSGMKDGDRILRVNGTLVDGLSHSEVVDMIRNSGASVTFHILDEASYVQAKATGVNLSDPQSTQVANGVAKHSLKPKLCYLVKSTSGYGFSIRSVKGEEGLFMTEVIPGGVADRAGVSVNDRLLEVNAEDVEGSTHDQVVDKIKLAGSSIMLLLADRETHRYYQNQHTKIGPWLATAKHLPHKPQIIKMTKGSDGYGFLLEEKNRQGQATGHFMKNIDRGSPADKAGLREMDKLVAVDGEEVQSCSHEQVVEKMRRSGNKCCLLVVDQDTDEMYKLAGVSPIVFLGEMSESNPPPSYIEALNLPSPVQRAVPEESRKEELKPKLCKMEKDSSGYGFHLNGLQGVLGHYIKEVVKGGAADRAGLQNDDIVVEVGGVNVEERSHEEVVSIIRSSGSSLEILVADKSVYDQLKAKGVTITRLLLGETSYAQVHTADAPEEDEGHEEARPQTPTEPERERTTSTSSKESSDERL; encoded by the exons ATGGCCGGGTACAAGCCAAAAGTGATTTCTCTAACCAAGAGGCCGGGTCATTCGTTTGGCTTCTACTTGAGGGTGGAGCAGGCTGTGGAGGGTCACCTGATCCGCTGCCTGGAAATGGGAGGTCCAGCTGAGCTGTCTGGCATGAAGGATGGAGACCGCATACTGCGGGTCAACGGAACGCTTGTTGATGGACTCTCCCATTCAGAA GTGGTGGACATGATCAGGAACAGCGGAGCATCGGTTACGTTTCACATCCTGGATGAAGCCTCCTACGTGCAGGCCAAAGCCACCGGAGTAAACCTGTCCGATCCTCAGAGCACACAGGTGGCCAACGGTGTGGCCAAACATTCTCTGAAACCCAAACTCTGCTACCTGGTGAAGTCCACCTCAGGCTACGGCTTCTCCATTCGCTCAGTCAAAG GTGAGGAGGGTTTGTTCATGACCGAGGTGATCCCAGGAGGTGTGGCTGACAGGGCCGGGGTCAGCGTCAACGACCGCCTGCTGGAGGTCAACGCAGAGGACGTAGAAGGCTCCACACACGACCAGGTAGTGGACAAGATCAAACTGGCCGGCAGCAGCATCATGCTCTTGCTGGCGGACCGGGAAACGCACAGGTACTACCAGAACCAACATACGAAGATAGGACCATGGTTGGCCACTGCAAAGCATCTCCCACACAAGCCGCAGATCATCAAAATGACCAAAGGCTCCGATGGCTACGGCTTCCTGCTCGAGGAGAAGAACCGACAAGGCCAAGCCACAG GCCACTTCATGAAGAACATAGACAGAGGCAGCCCGGCGGATAAAGCGGGTCTGCGGGAGATGGACAAACTAGTAGCCGTGGATGGCGAGGAGGTTCAAAGCTGCAGCCACGAGCAGGTGGTGGAAAAGATGAGGCGGAGTGGAAACAAATGCTGCCTCCTAGTGGTGGACCAAGACACGGACGAAATGTATAAGCTG GCAGGAGTGTCACCCATCGTCTTCTTGGGGGAGATGAGTGAATCCAACCCACCGCCTAGTTACATAGAAGCCCTCAATTTACCTTCTCCCGTCCAACGGGCCGTACCTGAAGAAAGTAGGAAGGAGGAGCTCAAGCCCAAACTGTGTAAGATGGAAAAGGACTCGAGTGGCTATGGCTTTCACCTAAATGGCCTCCAGGGGGTGCTTGGACATTACATCAAGGAG GTGGTGAAAGGTGGAGCAGCTGACAGGGCGGGTCTGCAGAATGACGACATTGTTGTGGAGGTCGGCGGGGTGAACGTGGAGGAGAGAAGCCACGAGGAGGTGGTGTCCATTATCCGCAGCAGCGGCAGCTCGCTGGAGATACTGGTGGCTGACAAAAGCGTGTACGACCAACTGAAAGCCAAAGGAGTGACCATCACACGCCTGCTCCTCGGAGAGACATCTTATGCTCAGGTCCACACCGCAGACGCCCCAGAGGAAGACGAGGGACACGAGGAGGCCAGACCCCAAACCCCGACggaaccagagagagagagg ACCACATCAACTTCATCTAAAGAAAGTTCTGATGAAAGactctga